One region of Miscanthus floridulus cultivar M001 chromosome 19, ASM1932011v1, whole genome shotgun sequence genomic DNA includes:
- the LOC136528368 gene encoding transcription initiation factor TFIID subunit 14b-like, producing MSTQNKRLKDVEISFPIVYGTISFWLGKKASEYNSHKWTVYVRSANNEDLSVIVKRVVFQLHPSFQNPTRVVEQPPFEVSESGWGEFEIAITLYFHSDVCDKRVDLFHQLKLYPEEEAGPQSTKKPVVVETYDEIVFPEPTEAFFQRVQNHPAANVPRLPPGITLTPPGTMEIVPYEKKRGDTKDHPLSQWFSNFSEADELLKLAAARQQVQAHIAKLRRQLTMIEGMPQQSKAFSVPGQQYRHI from the exons ATGAGCACCCAA AATAAAAGGCTCAAGGATGTGGAGATCAGTTTCCCTATCGTCTATGGAACCATTTCTTTCTGGCTCGGTAAAAAGGCCAGCGA GTACAACTCCCACAAGTGGACTGTATATGTCCGTTCTGCAAACAATGAAGATCTGAGTGTCATAGTTAAGCGTGTGGTGTTTCAGCTTCACCCAAGTTTCCAAAACCCAACAAGAGTCGTGGAGCAACCACCTTTTGAGGTGTCTGAATCGGGATGGGGAGAGTTTGAGATAGCAATAACCCTTTATTTCCACAGTGATGTCTGCGACAAGCGCGTGGATCT GTTCCATCAGCTTAAGCTGTATCCAGAAGAAGAAGCTGGACCTCAATCAACCAAAAAGCCTGTTGTCGTGGAAACATACGATGAGATTGTCTTCCCCGAGCCTACAGAGGCCTTTTTCCAACGTGTGCAGAATCATCCAGCAGCTAATGTGCCCAGGCTTCCTCCTGGTATAACCCTGACTCCCCCGG GCACTATGGAAATTGTCCCATATGAAAAGAAGCGTGGTGACACTAAGGATCATCCTTTGAGTCAGTGGTTCTCGAATTTCTCTGAAGCTGATGAGCTGTTGAAACTAGCTGCAGCTCGGCAACAG GTGCAGGCTCACATAGCCAAGCTGAGAAGGCAGTTAACCATGATAGAAGGAATGCCCCAGCAATCGAAAGCCTTTTCTG TCCCTGGACAGCAGTATAGACACATCTAA